One Carassius carassius chromosome 20, fCarCar2.1, whole genome shotgun sequence DNA segment encodes these proteins:
- the ppp2r3a gene encoding serine/threonine-protein phosphatase 2A regulatory subunit B'' subunit alpha isoform X2 — translation MMIKEASLREDPDLRGELAFLARGCDFVLPSRFKKRLKSFQQAQIQPEKKPGTPPPALAPAPSSPTPRPPSPPPAKVVATPPPSSINIPRFYFPKGLPNCAANYDEAIAKIEAAFTEFEEEKADIYEIGKIAKACGCPLYWKAPMFICAGGERTGFVSVHSFIATWRKLLHSCYDDASKFVYLLAKPGCSYLEQEDFIPLLQDIVDTHPGLTFLKDAPEFHSRYITTVIQRIFYTVNRSWTGKINMTELRRSNFLQTLALLEEEDDINQITDYFSYEHFYVIYCKFWELDTDHDLFIDPKDLARYNDHASSSRIIERLFSGAVTRGNSVQREGRMSYAEFVWFLISEEDKKNPTSIEYWFRCMDMDGDGVLSMFELEFFYEEQCERMEGMGIEPLPFQDLLCQMLDLVKPECPGKITLRDLKHCRMAHIFYDTFFNLEKYLDHEQRDPFAVQKDLESDGPEPSDWDKYAAEEYEILVAEETANEQLREGSFDDDYESDDLTVSSDIGNKMDKLVISDLSA, via the exons ATGATGATCAAGGAGGCCTCGTTAAGGGAGGATCCCGACTTGCGGGGCGAACTGGCCTTTTTGGCTCGTGGCTGTGACTTTGTTCTTCCATCACGGTTCAAGAAAAGACTCAAGTCTTTCCAGCAAGCCCAG ATCCAGCCTGAGAAGAAACCTGGAACACCTCCTCCAGCTCTAGCACCTGCACCCTCCTCACCAACCCCACGGCCGCCCAGCCCTCCGCCAGCCAAAGTAGTGGCCACTCCCCCACCCTCCTCCATAAACATTCCACGCTTCTACTTCCCCAAAGGCCTTCCAAACTGTGCAGCCAACTATGACGAGGCCATTGCCAAAATCGAGGCGGCCTTCACAGAGTTTGAGGAGGAGAAAGCTGACATTTATGAAATAGGGAAGATTGCAAAG GCTTGCGGGTGTCCCCTCTATTGGAAAGCACCAATGTTTATTTGCGCTGGTGGAGAGAGGACAGGTTTTGTTTCTGTCCACTCATTCATTGCAACATGGAGAAA GTTATTACACAGCTGCTATGATGATGCATCCAAATTTGTTTACTTGCTTGCCAAACCAGGCTGCAGTTACCTAGAACAAGAAGATTTCATCCCTCTGTTACAG gacATTGTGGACACTCATCCAGGGCTGACGTTTTTAAAAGATGCTCCTGAATTCCATTCCCGGTACATCACAACA GTGATTCAAAGAATATTTTATACAGTTAATCGGTCTTGGACAGGCAAAATCAACATGACAGAGCTCAGGAGAAGCAACTTCCTCCAG ACTCTTGCGCTGCTGGAAGAAGAGGATGACATCAATCAAATCACAGATTATTTCTCTTATGAGCACTTTTATGTCATTTACTGTAAGTTCTGGGAGCTGGACACTGACCATGACCTCTTCATCGACCCCAAGGACCTGGCCAGGTACAATGACCATG CCTCGTCAAGCAGAATCATTGAGAGGCTGTTCTCAGGAGCCGTCACAAG GGGAAACTCAGTCCAGAGAGAAGGAAGAATGAGCTATGCTGAGTTTGTTTGGTTCCTCATTTCAGAGGAGGACAAAAAGAATCCCACAAG TATAGAGTACTGGTTCCGCTGTATGGATatggatggagatggtgttctgtCCATGTTTGAACTGGAGTTTTTCTATGAGGAGCAGTGCGAACGCATGGAGGGGATGGGCATTGAACCACTGCCTTTCCAGGATCTCCTGTGCCAGATGCTGGACTTAGTTAAACCAGAATGCCCAG GTAAAATTACTCTACGAGATCTGAAGCACTGCAGGATGGCACATATATTCTATGACACATTCTTCAATCTGGAGAAGTACCTGGACCATGAGCAGAGAGATCCCTTTGCAGTGCAGAAG GATTTGGAAAGTGACGGTCCAGAGCCCTCCGACTGGGACAAGTATGCTGCCGAAGAGTATGAGATTCTTGTGGCAGAGGAGACGGCCAATGAACAGCTACGAGAGGG ATCTTTTGATGACGATTACGAGTCAGATGATCTCACGGTCTCCTCAGACATTGGAAATAAAATGGATAAGCTGGTCATATCTGATTTATCGGCATAA